In the Hydrogenimonas thermophila genome, GTGCCGCCTCTATTGCAGCATTTAGTGCCAATAAATTTGTCTGATAGGCTATATCCTCTATTATGCTTATCCTTGATGCCACATTCCTCATTGCCTCTGCTGTCTCATTTACAGACTTTCCACCATCTTCAGCCATTGTTACTGTATTTAGTGTTATCTCATTTGTCCTCTTTGCATTATCTGCATTCTGACTTATCGATCCACTCATCTCTTCTATTGCAGCACTCATCTCTTCCAAGCTACTCGCCTGTTCTGTCGCACCCGCTGATAGACTATGTGCTGCTGATTTAACCTCACTACTAGCCACCGCTATTCGTTCTGTTGAACTCTTCACATTAGATATTAACTTCTCCATCGTCTCTAAAATATTATTCACAACCTCTGGTATTACTTGAAACTCTCTATCTATCCCCTTTACTTCTACTCTAGATCTTATATCTCCATCTTTAATTCTTCTATTTACTTCTTCTATCTTTTTAACTAAATTAGTTATATTAGAGATAAATTTATGAAAAATTAATGTCATCAATATAGTTATAACAATACTGAGAACTGCAAATATTCCAATTTGCTTAAACAGAGATTCCTTACTGTGGTCTGCTACACTATTAATATAATTAAGTTTTTTTCCAATAAATGCATAGCCAACTTTTTCTCCATTAAAATCTTCTAATGGCAAAGAGATATAAAAGTAATCTTTTGTAATATTATATTTGTTACTTTGAGATATAAATTTTTCGTTTTTTAATTGAGTATAAAAAGTTGAATCATATAAGTTATCATCTACAGCTATAACAAATTTATCCATTAATTCTTTATTATTTTCTAACTTTGAGGCAATATTTAAGAACTTTTTATCAACAGTAATTATGACTGCTGTTTTTATTTTTTTTAAATCTTTAATAATAGAATTTAATTCTAGTATAAACTCAATACTTCCATAATATTTATTATCATTTATAATTGGAGCAACTCCTCTGATTGATAACCCAACTTTTCCTACCTCAATGCAAGAAATTGCCTTTTTATGATTTTTAACAGCTACAATAGAGTTACGAAATGAACTTAAATCATCACCACTCTTTTTACTCCAAGATCTTAAAAATGAATGTATATCTTTTGTATGTATATGAATCTTTACATTTTTATACTTTGTTGATTTTTTATATCTATTAATCAAACTTTTTAAAGTTTTATATGCCTCTACTTTATTATTATTTTTTAAGGCATTAAT is a window encoding:
- a CDS encoding methyl-accepting chemotaxis protein, with product MLNYNKMSISKRILIQLVFLITISFIVVLISLFSSIENIENQLYNQVSNDLINIFKQKINEEKKIAITNAITLSENSKIINALKNNNKVEAYKTLKSLINRYKKSTKYKNVKIHIHTKDIHSFLRSWSKKSGDDLSSFRNSIVAVKNHKKAISCIEVGKVGLSIRGVAPIINDNKYYGSIEFILELNSIIKDLKKIKTAVIITVDKKFLNIASKLENNKELMDKFVIAVDDNLYDSTFYTQLKNEKFISQSNKYNITKDYFYISLPLEDFNGEKVGYAFIGKKLNYINSVADHSKESLFKQIGIFAVLSIVITILMTLIFHKFISNITNLVKKIEEVNRRIKDGDIRSRVEVKGIDREFQVIPEVVNNILETMEKLISNVKSSTERIAVASSEVKSAAHSLSAGATEQASSLEEMSAAIEEMSGSISQNADNAKRTNEITLNTVTMAEDGGKSVNETAEAMRNVASRISIIEDIAYQTNLLALNAAIEAARAGEHGKGFAVVASEVRKLAERSQTAAQEISQITSDSVEVSQRAGELINEIVPNIKKISDLIEEISSASSEQELGISQIATAITELDQTAQQNAAASEELASSSEETNSQVEKLKEMVSFFKSDKKDDDEKKESLVTDNSEEKEDSVKKTFDNRENSQNFVSF